A single window of Salvia splendens isolate huo1 chromosome 6, SspV2, whole genome shotgun sequence DNA harbors:
- the LOC121808682 gene encoding uncharacterized protein LOC121808682: MEIEVVKCECCGLKEECTEEYINKVKAKFEGKWLCGLCSEAVRDEVKKQSETITLIDLNCLANDRFQKDSMEEDKDRLVETDRLERGLLLDRAPDSGQFNNDDDEELPPLYIASFSEAEENLVKYQTARWLLY, from the exons ATGGAGATAGAAGTGGTGAAGTGCGAGTGTTGCGGGCTGAAAGAAGAGTGCACAGAAGAGTACATCAACAAGGTGAAGGCCAAATTCGAGGGGAAGTGGTTGTGCGGATTATGCTCGGAAGCGGTGAGAGATGAAGTGAAGAAGCAATCCGAAACAATCACACT AATTGATCT GAATTGCTTAGCTAATGATAGGTTTCAAAAGGATTCAATGGAAGAAGACAAGGACAGGTTAGTTGAAACAGACCGACTCGAAAGGGGCCTGCTACTGGACCGCGCCCCGGATTCCGGTCAGTTCAACAACGACGATGACGAAGAGCTGCCGCCCCTCTACATAGCGTCGTTTTCCGAAGCCGAAGAGAATTTGGTGAAATACCAGACGGCGAGGTGGCTTCTCTACTAG
- the LOC121808683 gene encoding uncharacterized protein LOC121808683 gives MSLKRPGDTRWSSHYGTLVNLIHLYSSIVDVLEYVGENGHDDSIRAEADDVLEIINSFEFVFVLHLMKQILGITHELSQVLQKKDQYIVNAMNLVKVAKSRLQIMREKDWDVLLADVSKFCSKYELDVLDMEDEFVARKKGRRRAEKMKNLHYYRVELFCSVIDLQAQELNQRFDEVNTDLVLCMSCFDHRDLFSAFDLEKLLRLARYYPSEFSEVALSELKSQLENFIFDVRIDEKFSQISGISGLAQKMVSTRKHEVFPMVYSLVKLSLILPVVTASVERAFSAMKIINTSLPVSEDEE, from the exons ATGTCATTGAAGCGACCTGGAGATACTCGTTGGAGTTCACATTACGGTACTCTTGTCAACTTGATACATTTATATTCTTCTATTGTTGATGTTCTTGAGTATGTTGGGGAGAATGGTCATGACGATTCAATAAGGGCTGAAGCTGATGATGTGCtagaaattataaatagttttgAGTTTGTCTTTGTGTTACATCTTATGAAGCAAATCTTGGGAATCACACATGAACTCTCCCAAGTGCTACAAAAGAAAGATCAATACATTGTTAATGCGATGAATCTTGTCAAGGTAGCAAAATCACGTCTGCAAATAATGAGGGAAAAAGATTGGGATGTATTGCTTGCTGATGTTTCTAAGTTTTGTAGCAAATATGAACTGGATGTGCTTGACATGGAAGATGAGTTTGTAGCTCGAAAAAAAGGAAGACGTAGAgctgagaaaatgaagaatctcCACTATTATCGAGTTGAGCTCTTTTGTTCTGTTATTGACTTGCAAGCTCAAGAGTTGAATCAACGTTTTGATGAAGTCAACACAGACTTAGTTTTATGCATGTCATGTTTTGATCATAGGgatttattttctgcatttgattTGGAGAAGCTGCTTCGTCTTGCACGGTATTATCCTTCTGAATTTTCTGAAGTTGCTTTGTCCGAGCTTAAAAGTCAACTTGAGAACTTTATTTTCGATGTGCGCATAGATGAAAAGTTTTCACAAATATCAGGAATCAGTGGTCTTGCTCAAAAGATGGTTTCTACAAGGAAACATGAAGTTTTTCCAATGGTTTATTCATTAGTTAAGTTGTCATTGATCTTACCAGTTGTCACTGCATCAGTAGAAAGAGCCTTTTCAGCAATGAAGATCATCAATACTTCTCTAC CGgtttcagaagatgaagaatag